The nucleotide sequence TATCAACTGGGATAACTTCATCAACTCTTTGCTTTACACAGTAACTGTCCTTAAATACGCATCCAGTAATAGCACAATTTCCAACAGCTATAACTTTTTTATCTCGTGGCATCTGATCATAAACACTCCTCAGAATATGTTTGGTCTTTTCATTTGTTGGCCCGCCGACAAGAAGTATGTCAGCATGTCTAGGCGATGCTTTCAATAATACACCCAACCTTTCTATGTCATACCTTGGTGTTATTAGAGGCAGACATTCAATTGAACACCCATTACATTCGCTACAATTGACCAGTGTTATCCATGGAGATTTTTTTATTACCATACAAACACCAATACCAATAAAATAATCAGTATCAAGTATAG is from Candidatus Aenigmatarchaeota archaeon and encodes:
- a CDS encoding NADH:ubiquinone oxidoreductase, which gives rise to MVIKKSPWITLVNCSECNGCSIECLPLITPRYDIERLGVLLKASPRHADILLVGGPTNEKTKHILRSVYDQMPRDKKVIAVGNCAITGCVFKDSYCVKQRVDEVIPVD